A single window of Archangium gephyra DNA harbors:
- a CDS encoding response regulator, with product MSETERKRRILVIDDSAAIHQDFRRLLCPERGEGPAELAQLRTALFGAPTAPARPSGPEFEVESAFQGQEGVTKVREAVAVGRPYALVFLDYRMPPGGNGVETLRGLWAVHPSQRVVLCSAYSDYSWEDIVEEFGETPLLRELRKPVNGHELRQLALTLTEP from the coding sequence ATGAGTGAGACGGAGCGCAAGCGGCGCATCCTGGTCATCGATGACTCCGCGGCCATCCACCAGGACTTCCGGCGGCTGCTCTGTCCGGAGCGCGGCGAGGGCCCGGCGGAGCTCGCGCAGCTGCGGACGGCCCTCTTCGGCGCACCCACCGCTCCCGCGCGGCCCTCCGGCCCGGAGTTCGAGGTGGAGTCGGCCTTCCAGGGCCAGGAGGGGGTCACCAAGGTGCGGGAGGCCGTGGCGGTGGGCCGTCCCTACGCGCTGGTCTTCCTGGACTACCGGATGCCGCCCGGCGGCAATGGCGTGGAGACGCTGCGCGGCCTGTGGGCGGTCCACCCCTCGCAGCGGGTGGTGCTGTGCTCGGCCTACTCCGACTACTCCTGGGAGGACATCGTCGAGGAGTTCGGCGAGACCCCGCTGCTGAGGGAGCTGCGCAAGCCCGTCAACGGCCACGAGTTGCGCCAGCTGGCGCTCACCCTCACCGAGCCGTAG